NNNNNNNNNNNNNNNNNNNNNNNNNNNNNNNNNNNNNNNNNNNNNNNNNNNNNNNNNNNNNNNNNNNNNNNNNNNNNNNNNNNNNNNNNNNNNNNNNNNNNNNNNNNNNNNNNNNNNNNNNNNNNNNNNNNNNNNNNNNNNNNNNNNNNNNNNNNNNNNNNNNNNNNNNNNNNNNNNNNNNNNNNNNNNNNNNNNNNNNNNNNNNNNNNNNNNNNNNNNNNNNNNNNNNNNNNNNNNNNNNNNNNNNNNNNNNNNNNNNNNNNNNNNNNNNNNNNNNNNNNNNNNNNNNNNNNNNNNNNNNNNNNNNNNNNNNNNNNNNNNNNNNNNNNNNNNNNNNNNNNNNNNNNNNNNNNNNNNNNNNNNNNNNNNNNNNNNNNNNNNNNNNNNNNNNNNNNNNNNNNNCAATGCGATCCTCCAGAGCGCGTGCCATATCACCTATCATCTCCTCCAAATCCAGGCACTCCTCGCTACCACCGCCCTCCTCCGCAACCCCCACATTGCACACACCCTTCTGAGCCGTGCCTCATACCTATGTGATTTCGCATATACCTTTTTTATCTTCCGTCATTTTAGCAACACCTTAGACACTTTTTGCGCCAATACAATGATCCGGGCTCATTCTAACAGCCATGTTCCTTATCAAGCTCTTGcttttttctttcattctttGCACAACGGTTTTTTTCTCAACAGCTACACTTTTGTGCCCCTCATTGGTTCCTGTGCTAAGATAGGTTACCTTTAATTTAGGAGGAAGTGCCACGGTCAAGTCCTGAAAAATGGGGTGCTACCGGTTCAGAACTCTTTGATTCACATATATGGGTGCTGCGGTAATGTTGGAGTTGGTTCCGCAGGCGTGCTTCGCGATGGCGCTGTCGCGACAAGAGAAGGAGAACCGCAGCGGCATTTTGAGTATGATTGCGTGACAGAGTGAGAGGGAGGCGGGACGGAGGAGAGAGGCACGACGACGGAGGCGAGAGGTGGTGACGGTGAACTGAGGTGAGAGAGCGCCAAATTaaggagaaggaagaagaagggcCAATTCAGAGTTTGCTGAGGCGAGAGGTGGTGACGGTGAACGGAGGTGAGAGAGCGCCAAATtaaggaggaggaagaagaagggcCAATTCAGAGTTTGCTTAATGAACAACGTCGTTTTATTACATTTTAGGTACCAGGTTTCAACTAAACGTGGTGCTACGTCACTTTTCCGATGACGGAAATGAACGGCGGAGTCAACTTGAATCACATCTTAAAATTTCAGAGCACAATTTGGGTCAATTGAAAATTGGAAATTGGAGAGATAAATTAAATCGGGGTCAAATTTCATGGGGcattttgagtattaactcCACGTTATGATAGAGAAACAACTCCCTATAGTATTCGTATCAATATTGGCCAAATAGTGATACCAGATAAGAGCGCGACCCCAAATTGGTTGTTGTTCAGTCTTCCATCTCTACACCTCCAATATCTGTCAACCAAAATGACAAACGGTGTTTATGGATTAGATCTGATTCACAGTATTTATTCATATCCGATATGTAATTTTTGGATATGATCTTATCCATAAGATATTAGATCCGATGATTTTAGTGTTTGAATTGAAATTTTAACCATATCCAATCTAACTTATCAACGTATACCCCTAAAAACTATAACACCTTGCTTACACTATTTTTAAGGACAAATTACCTGATATCTATCATCATTCATTCTTTCCTGGTTGTAAGTCTAGGTATAATTCACTTTGCAATTAAGTCTTTATTTCATTAAGTGAAGCTCACAACATGAATTAGATGACATCTTGTGTTCTAGTGAACACATTGTTTCTAGACAATGACCTACCATTAACAGTTTAACACTAaatcattttaaatttgtgtCATAAAGATTCAATAGTATTTTACATGAATTATTAATCTgagtaacaattattttttaaagcTAAATTTAGAACAGCCTATGTGTACATTTGCAATTGAAACACAGGTATACTGCTAGAGCTTTCCATCTTAGAATAAGTCTATCAAGTTCAAAAGGAACTCGATGAAGCTCACAATTGAACTCAAAATCAAGTATGAATGTAAAGAGTAATGATATTTTTACGACTAAAAATTGTAAACAACTTGTACACTCCCACAAAATTATGGAACCCGCTATTTTCTCTTCTCCAATACCTCTCCCCACCTCTTCTTTTATTATGGAAATGTCTGCATTCTCAAGTGGAACAAATATCTACAATGCAGTTgatttgttttatatatattcactcctttttttattttggtcatGATATATTCACTCCTAAAGTCCTAATAGTACGAGCGAACAACCTCTTCAACATTGGATTGGATATGGAATCTAAAGCAACTAATTCACACACCCACCCAATAGTGGAGGAGAATATGTCGGTTAGGTGTAGAAGAAAGAGTAAATACAAGTtgcaatatatataatatatatagaatttGAGTTTGACTGCTACCAATACAATATATTAACTGCATACAGCTACATATGAACTCTTGCTCCCTCTTGACTATATCTACCTCACATGACTTTATAGATCCTTGAGTATAGCCTTGGCAACCGGCagtaaaaaaatttcttttgtcTAATTTCTAACCTAACAACAGTTCCATGACATTTTTCAGCTTGAGGCATTACAACAACAGCATAGATTCTAATATATTACTAAAGTTCCTCTTGAACGACTAATGTGAACATCATATATGATAATACTTATTCATAACAGTTGTAACAAGAGTGTAGCAAGCAAGGGAAATGAGAAGTAACCAATTAGGTGAATAGACTGCTGAAGCTGATTCAGAGAACTGAACAGATCCAGAAAAGCTTCCAGAGGTATTGCTCCCTGGATTTGTACTTGGTGCAGAAATATTGTTGCAAGAACCAAAGGGTGCTCCAGCCTGCAGAATTGCAGTAATTATGTGAGTGAGAATGTTTTCAGTTTTGTAGCAGATCATTTTTGGGGAAAAttggattttcttttttcaaactgctaaatctaaaaataatgcattatactcccccccccccccccccccccctccccCAAACAAAAAAAACCCCCAAGTGAAGTAAATTACTTTAGACAAACACACAGTCAACTAAAAATCAGTTTCGTCAGGGATTCTACCACgtattatgataaaaaaaaaacaatagaTGATGAAGTGTGTCACATAATGACTATAGGAATTGCCTTTGGCTAAATATCTATACTGCATCATttcatataaattataatactAGAATGCATGCATATCAAAACAAGTGATTGAGAAGTTGGCTGACAAAAAAAGGGCAGACTGATGCACAAGCATCCCGCATTAACAGGGTTCGGGGAAGGGCTGCACCCAAAAGGTGTAATGTACACAGCTTAACCTGATAATTACATCAGTGGTTGTTTCTACGGCTTGAACCCGTGACTTTGAGGTCATACGGAAACAACTCAACCATTGCTCCAAGGTTCCCTTTCAAAAGTTGGCTGACAAAACTGAGGAAAATCCAGAGAGAAAATTTGCTTCACCACGGTGTGTATATATCTCAGATTGTGATAGAAAAAGATGTTTTGGGGAATTTTGGGACAGAAAGAGAGTGTAGACAAATAGACGCATCAAGGGTGTTACTATTAACTAGCTAAGACATGAGCTTTGTCTTCATGAGTTTAAGCATGCCCTAGAGGATCTCCACCTATCAGAGTGAACAAGAGATTTTCTCAAGTGATCCTTTTATATTCGAGTTGGTTATGTTTTGTTTGCTAATGGGGGCACAGGAGAAAGATGGGGAAAGGGAAATTGTAATAAAGAGCATCAGCAAAGATTGAACTCCACTATTCTCAAGTGTCCCGAGCTTTCGTCAATTGGTCGTCTATCACTACAAGGAAAAATAAATGGGAAATTTTATTGTGGTGACTAATTGACCAATTGGCTATTCTTAAAGATTGTTCTAAACTGAATTGCTCTCGAAGACTCCAGTGGATACATAGTCAGGTCTCTGAGTAACATCCTGAAAACTCATATTTTACTCATGTAAACGAACATTTCACATAGATGActattgaaattgaaaattaaacgaatttttcaaactttctaaCTAGCACAGAATCATAACCAATTACAGCTGCTGTCACTAATCTATGAATAGAAGATTAATGGAAGAAAGAAATCATCACAGAATGACTTGAAAACAGTACATAACCTTTTGAAAAGAGATGAAGACAAACCTGGCATGCAGTGATTGTATTGCACCCACACAATGTTTGGCCATTCATTCTATCCGTAATATCAAAGACACCACCTCCATCACTTCTCTGCATGAAGTTTCAGTAAAAATGCTAAAGTTTATTAGCAAGGTATGTGCAGGATACAAATGAATTAGTTCCAATTTACAATCCTGTGCAATAGATATTACCATGTAAAAGTTAATAGCTATGAAGTTGGGTAGCACATTCCCTGCAGCTTTGTAACATGTATTAACCATCTCTGCTAGTGGAGCTGAATGCTCTTTGCACGACTCAGCTTGAACTGGATACGTCGGAAAGTAATTCATCAAGAAAAGTGATGAACTTCTAGAATTTAGTGCCTTTGATTCTTTTCTATGTGGACAAGAACCCTTTCGAATGCCAGGATCTCCAGCtgaaagtaattaaattatgaGTTTGTCATTACAAATCTATAAAGGAAAGATATACATGTTAAAATGATTCTGTTCTTACACTCATTTTCAACCATGTGCTTCCACTGATAGGCTATTCCTTCTTCAGCTTCCTTTGATGCATCAGAAGTGAAAACAATAAGCCGGTGATTCGCTTGTATCATCTCCGTTATATTAGGCCAATCATCACCCTTTCTTGGCATCTTTGACAGAGGGAACCAGTACTTATCCAGTCCAGCACTTGCAAATAGATTAGTCAACCCCTTTGGAGTATGCACGTAGTCTTCAATTATGATGGTGACAATCTCAGTTGGATTTTCCGTCAAGAATGCTTCCACCTCTTTCAAAGTATTTACAGCAGGTTGCTGAAAACATCAAAACAGGCACACATTAAACGATGCCAAACAAAAGTGAACAGTAAATCCAAAATAGAATCAATGTAAATAGCAACAGAATACAAATGCAGTGAAGTTGTAGCATTGCCCTCGGAACGAATGACAGAGCCAGATATCATTCTGGAAGTCGTACATATCCAGCATCAGTCCCCTCACTCCATTCTAAACAACATTCATCAAAAACACATGTATCAGAAACAGCACAGCAATAATTAAATTAGGCTCATGCTCATACTAATCACACATCCAAAATGATCAGGAACACGCCTGTTACTATTAATTGACAAAATTGGGTGCATATTTAGCTTTAGTATTAAATTACCGGGAAATGGCAAACAAAGAATCCTAACCAAAAGACCAATTGTTAAAATCGAACTTCAGCAACAAGTTAAGAAGACAAAGAGCACGCAATTACAAAGGCATACCCTCAATTGATTAGTCACAGTGTCTTCTTGATTGTAAAATGTTAATCTCTGAACACCAGGCAAAGGCGGTGAATCCACGATGCTGAAGGAATTGTGGGTTACTATCCAAGTGTACTTGTTAAAGGGCAAGCCATTCACCTGAACCACGCCCCCAAAATAGAAAGTGGCAACCAGAAACAAAAATACAAAGAAAACAGTTACCAAATAACTGAATGAACTTGGCACCTAAACTTAAAGAGTAACGCTAGTGAACCAATACTATAGCAGCCAATTTCAGCCAACGTTATACCAGATTGCTAAACAA
Above is a genomic segment from Arachis stenosperma cultivar V10309 chromosome 1, arast.V10309.gnm1.PFL2, whole genome shotgun sequence containing:
- the LOC130969601 gene encoding PI-PLC X domain-containing protein At5g67130-like isoform X2, with amino-acid sequence MFSLFLNSASKCGTLLTTILYFIICSLFASSTTACSNGNCQVLEACSAATDCGSGLYCGNCPALGLTRPICTRGQATVPTSIVNGLPFNKYTWIVTHNSFSIVDSPPLPGVQRLTFYNQEDTVTNQLRNGVRGLMLDMYDFQNDIWLCHSFRGQCYNFTAFQPAVNTLKEVEAFLTENPTEIVTIIIEDYVHTPKGLTNLFASAGLDKYWFPLSKMPRKGDDWPNITEMIQANHRLIVFTSDASKEAEEGIAYQWKHMVENESGDPGIRKGSCPHRKESKALNSRSSSLFLMNYFPTYPVQAESCKEHSAPLAEMVNTCYKAAGNVLPNFIAINFYMRSDGGGVFDITDRMNGQTLCGCNTITACQAGAPFGSCNNISAPSTNPGSNTSGSFSGSVQFSESASAVYSPN
- the LOC130969601 gene encoding PI-PLC X domain-containing protein At5g67130-like isoform X1, translated to MFSLFLNSASKCGTLLTTILYFIICSLFASSTTACSNGNCQVLEACSAATDCGSGLYCGNCPALGLTRPICTRGQATVPTSIVNGLPFNKYTWIVTHNSFSIVDSPPLPGVQRLTFYNQEDTVTNQLRNGVRGLMLDMYDFQNDIWLCHSFRGQCYNFTAFQPAVNTLKEVEAFLTENPTEIVTIIIEDYVHTPKGLTNLFASAGLDKYWFPLSKMPRKGDDWPNITEMIQANHRLIVFTSDASKEAEEGIAYQWKHMVENESGDPGIRKGSCPHRKESKALNSRSSSLFLMNYFPTYPVQAESCKEHSAPLAEMVNTCYKAAGNVLPNFIAINFYMRSDGGGVFDITDRMNGQTLCGCNTITACQAGAPFGSCNNISAPSTNPGSNTSGSFSGSVQFSESASAVYSPNWLLLISLACYTLVTTVMNKYYHI